Proteins encoded by one window of Flagellimonas lutaonensis:
- a CDS encoding Pycsar system effector family protein codes for MSSIVEKTEAFVSDLLTHELSEKYLYHNLRHTQRVVKNTKELLEHYGLNDSKQELLLLGAWLHDIGYTKGHTKHEEKSCAIAERFLTDQQYDNDKIAEVKKLIMATERHYEPQTLEEEIIRDADASHLGSKSYLETSELLREELFLLGIATYSQSEWCEENIKMFRTEHRFYTDYAKEHWQPRKDKNLRKLIKAKKEEKKIRKKEALKAKFKSESPDRGIQTLYRVTLRNHLTLSDIADTKANILLSVNAIIISLALANLIPKLDNPSNSYLIYPTVIFILFSIISMVLAVLATRPNVTSGEFTQEDVKNKKVNLLFFGNFHKMPLADYEWAIKEMLNDRNYIYSSLTKDLYFLGLVLNRKYKLLRWTYTIFMVGMIISVIAFAIAFKYFGPERLPL; via the coding sequence ATGTCAAGCATAGTAGAAAAGACTGAAGCATTCGTAAGCGATTTATTGACCCACGAGCTTTCTGAAAAGTATCTCTACCACAACTTACGCCACACCCAGCGGGTAGTTAAAAATACGAAAGAATTGCTTGAACATTACGGGCTCAATGATTCGAAACAAGAGTTATTGCTTTTGGGTGCATGGTTGCACGATATCGGTTACACCAAGGGCCACACCAAGCATGAAGAAAAAAGCTGTGCCATTGCCGAGCGGTTTTTGACCGATCAACAATATGACAATGATAAGATTGCAGAAGTAAAAAAGCTCATCATGGCCACCGAACGCCACTATGAGCCCCAAACCCTCGAAGAAGAGATTATACGTGATGCAGATGCCTCGCACTTGGGCTCAAAAAGCTATCTAGAAACATCTGAACTGCTCAGGGAAGAACTTTTTCTTTTGGGCATTGCCACATACTCGCAAAGTGAGTGGTGTGAAGAAAACATCAAAATGTTCAGAACAGAACACCGTTTCTATACCGATTATGCCAAAGAGCACTGGCAACCCCGAAAAGACAAGAACCTTCGAAAACTCATCAAGGCCAAAAAGGAGGAAAAGAAAATCAGGAAAAAGGAGGCCTTAAAGGCAAAGTTCAAGAGCGAAAGCCCCGATAGGGGCATTCAAACACTCTATCGCGTCACGCTTAGAAACCACCTGACATTAAGCGATATCGCAGATACCAAGGCCAACATTCTTCTTTCGGTAAATGCCATTATTATCTCTCTGGCCTTGGCCAACCTCATACCCAAGCTCGACAACCCCTCAAACTCCTACTTGATCTACCCGACGGTGATTTTTATCTTGTTCAGCATCATTTCAATGGTACTTGCCGTATTGGCCACACGACCCAATGTTACCAGTGGTGAGTTTACCCAAGAGGATGTGAAAAACAAAAAGGTAAATCTGTTGTTTTTTGGCAATTTCCACAAGATGCCGCTTGCCGACTACGAATGGGCCATAAAAGAAATGTTGAACGACCGAAACTATATTTATTCATCGTTGACCAAAGACCTTTATTTTTTGGGGTTGGTGCTAAACAGAAAATACAAACTGCTACGGTGGACCTACACCATTTTTATGGTGGGCATGATTATCTCAGTCATTGCTTTCGCCATTGCATTTAAATACTTCGGCCCTGAACGATTGCCTCTCTAA
- a CDS encoding metallophosphoesterase encodes MKKNCLIVLSVLFLSACATKKVQYSDAQSAIRATPDKKVAHTFYLIGDAGKSPIGGMNPVLKKFRSRLSEAPKNSTAIFLGDNIYPAGLPDKKDSTQAYIEAKSHLDAQLATLENYKGKPVFIPGNHDWYTEGLIGLKRQENYIEEKLDSKEVFFPENGCAMEHFKIGDDILVITIDTEWYLTNWNKRPDINDNCDIRDRERFFEELESLIKKNRDRTTLIAMHHPMFSYGPHGGHYSLEKHIYPKGHTIPLPGFGTLINVLRRTSGASIADMQNKRYNELKKRVVTLAQYSENVILASGHEHTLQYIVEENTPQIVSGSGAKEGAARLLNGSRFSTGKRGYAILKVFGDGSSWVEFYGVEGNNEALLFSTQVLPPERKTVRFKGHEDFPKYVSTSIYTEEEVDKSNFFKTLWGERYRKYYATRVKAPTVRLDTLYGGLKPVRKGGGHQTKSLRLEHKDGRQFVMRALKKSAELYLQAIAFKDRYIVGDFEDTYTEALLLDFYTGSHPYAPLTVGTLSDAVGIYHTNPKLYYVPKQAALEDFNDTFGDELYIIEEHLSEGHGEVASLGHADKIMGTDDFMEKLRKDEDFKLDEELYVRARLFDMLIGDWDRHNDQWRWAQVEDGQGNKIFRPIPRDRDQAYSIMGDGALMAFGTRAIPSLQLFEGFNEEIRSVKGFNSSPKTFALDMALLSQTTMDDWIDQARCIQRNIDETVVDRAFQEFPEEVRDETVDKLKRILLARKKNLAQTAKEYYKILNKYSVVTGTDKDDHFMITPLSDGKLGVRAYRIIKGKLKDLFFDKVYDPRYTKEVWVYGLDDDDVFEVSGNTGKIKVRLIGGQNNDVYKIAEKSRAVHVYDHKYKKNTYGETFGGKIHKTNDYDVNTYQFLKIKASNNQILPALGFNPDDGFRIGITDIYTHNGFRQNPFTSQHTINGAVYFATNGFDLSYVGEFANVFEKINFEITTKFTSPNFAINFFGFGNETDNLDDDLGLDFNRVRLKTIKIAPALVWRGHLGSKIRLGIGYELIEVEETEGRFINTFFIQNQQENSKEFFALDAEYSYSNTDNDAFPTMGMAFSLNGGFKTNVSESDRSFGYVVPSLSFNYKISPDGRLVLATKFKGHFNIGNDFEFYQGASIGANNGLRGFRFQRFTGKTAYFQNTDIRYSFRKQRTGLLPVTPGIYGGFDYGRVWLPDDSSTKWHNSFGGGFFVNGADVLSANIGLFNSSDGLRFSFGLGFGF; translated from the coding sequence ATGAAAAAAAACTGCCTTATTGTATTATCTGTACTGTTTTTATCGGCTTGCGCCACAAAAAAGGTGCAGTATTCAGATGCTCAGTCGGCCATCCGGGCCACACCTGACAAGAAGGTGGCGCATACTTTTTATTTGATAGGCGATGCAGGGAAATCCCCTATTGGTGGCATGAATCCGGTACTCAAGAAATTTAGGTCGCGATTGTCTGAAGCCCCCAAGAACAGTACCGCCATTTTTTTGGGCGATAACATCTACCCCGCGGGGCTTCCTGATAAAAAAGATTCGACCCAGGCTTACATAGAGGCCAAGAGCCATTTAGATGCCCAGTTGGCCACTCTCGAGAACTATAAGGGAAAACCTGTTTTTATTCCCGGCAACCATGATTGGTACACCGAAGGACTGATCGGTCTCAAACGCCAAGAGAACTATATTGAGGAAAAACTCGATAGCAAAGAAGTGTTTTTTCCTGAGAACGGATGCGCCATGGAGCATTTCAAGATCGGTGATGACATTTTGGTCATTACCATCGACACCGAGTGGTATCTGACCAATTGGAACAAAAGGCCGGACATCAACGACAATTGCGATATCAGAGACCGAGAGCGATTTTTCGAAGAGCTCGAAAGCCTTATCAAAAAGAACCGCGACAGAACCACCCTGATCGCCATGCACCATCCTATGTTCTCTTACGGTCCGCATGGGGGCCATTATTCATTGGAAAAACACATTTATCCGAAAGGCCATACGATCCCATTGCCGGGATTCGGCACCTTGATCAATGTACTGCGGCGCACCTCAGGGGCCTCGATTGCCGATATGCAGAACAAACGCTACAATGAACTCAAAAAACGTGTGGTGACCTTGGCACAGTATTCAGAAAACGTGATTTTGGCCTCTGGCCATGAGCATACCCTACAGTACATTGTTGAAGAGAACACCCCCCAAATTGTAAGTGGTTCGGGGGCCAAAGAAGGAGCGGCACGCCTTTTGAACGGCAGCCGGTTCTCTACAGGAAAAAGAGGGTATGCCATTTTGAAAGTTTTTGGGGATGGCTCTTCTTGGGTCGAATTTTATGGTGTCGAGGGCAACAATGAAGCGTTGTTGTTCAGTACCCAAGTGTTGCCCCCTGAACGCAAGACTGTTCGATTCAAAGGCCATGAAGACTTTCCTAAATATGTGTCAACTTCCATCTATACAGAAGAAGAGGTCGATAAATCGAACTTTTTTAAAACACTTTGGGGCGAGCGGTACCGTAAATACTATGCCACCAGGGTAAAAGCGCCCACTGTTCGATTGGACACCCTTTACGGAGGATTGAAACCGGTACGCAAGGGGGGTGGCCACCAAACCAAATCACTACGCCTTGAGCATAAAGACGGTCGCCAATTTGTAATGCGGGCCCTTAAAAAGAGTGCCGAGCTATACCTTCAGGCCATTGCCTTCAAGGATCGGTACATCGTAGGCGATTTTGAAGATACGTATACCGAAGCGCTTCTGCTCGATTTTTATACCGGGTCGCACCCCTATGCGCCTCTTACCGTGGGCACCTTGTCTGATGCGGTCGGTATTTACCATACCAACCCGAAACTGTACTATGTGCCCAAACAGGCCGCATTGGAAGATTTCAATGATACCTTTGGCGATGAACTTTATATTATCGAAGAGCACCTTTCAGAGGGGCACGGTGAAGTGGCCAGTCTGGGCCATGCCGACAAAATCATGGGTACCGATGATTTTATGGAGAAGCTCAGAAAAGACGAGGACTTTAAGTTGGATGAAGAACTATATGTGCGGGCACGGCTTTTCGATATGTTGATAGGCGATTGGGACCGCCATAACGACCAATGGAGGTGGGCCCAGGTTGAAGATGGCCAGGGAAACAAAATTTTCAGGCCCATACCCCGTGATCGAGACCAGGCCTATTCGATTATGGGCGATGGTGCATTGATGGCCTTTGGTACCAGGGCCATACCATCATTGCAGCTTTTTGAGGGCTTTAATGAAGAAATAAGAAGTGTAAAGGGGTTCAATTCATCACCCAAGACATTTGCGCTCGACATGGCACTGCTCTCGCAGACCACAATGGACGATTGGATCGATCAGGCCAGATGCATCCAAAGAAACATTGATGAAACAGTTGTCGATAGGGCTTTTCAAGAATTTCCGGAGGAGGTACGCGATGAGACCGTTGACAAATTGAAGCGCATATTGTTGGCCCGGAAAAAGAACTTGGCACAAACCGCCAAGGAATACTATAAGATCCTGAACAAATACAGTGTGGTGACCGGTACCGACAAAGACGACCATTTTATGATCACCCCCTTATCCGATGGAAAATTGGGCGTCAGGGCCTATAGGATAATAAAGGGAAAGTTGAAAGACCTTTTTTTTGATAAAGTGTACGACCCCCGATATACCAAAGAGGTGTGGGTGTACGGCCTTGATGATGATGATGTCTTTGAGGTGTCAGGAAACACTGGAAAGATAAAAGTGCGGCTGATTGGCGGCCAAAACAATGATGTGTACAAAATTGCCGAGAAATCAAGGGCTGTACACGTTTATGACCATAAATACAAAAAGAATACCTACGGTGAGACCTTTGGGGGCAAAATACACAAGACCAATGATTATGATGTGAACACCTATCAGTTTCTCAAGATCAAGGCGAGCAATAACCAGATTTTGCCGGCCCTGGGATTCAACCCTGATGATGGTTTTCGCATAGGCATTACCGATATATACACCCACAATGGTTTTAGACAGAATCCCTTCACTTCGCAGCATACGATTAACGGAGCTGTATATTTTGCAACCAACGGTTTTGATCTGTCCTATGTCGGTGAGTTTGCGAATGTTTTTGAAAAAATAAACTTTGAAATTACCACAAAGTTTACAAGCCCCAATTTCGCAATCAATTTTTTTGGTTTTGGAAATGAGACGGATAATCTGGATGATGATCTGGGGCTAGACTTTAACAGAGTACGCCTTAAGACTATCAAAATAGCCCCAGCACTAGTTTGGCGGGGTCATTTAGGCTCCAAAATAAGGCTGGGCATTGGTTACGAATTAATTGAGGTCGAAGAAACTGAAGGCCGATTTATCAATACTTTTTTTATACAGAACCAACAGGAAAATTCGAAGGAATTTTTTGCACTTGATGCAGAATATAGTTACTCGAACACCGACAACGACGCTTTTCCCACCATGGGCATGGCATTTTCACTGAACGGTGGTTTTAAAACCAATGTGAGCGAATCAGATAGGTCGTTCGGCTATGTGGTTCCGAGCCTATCCTTTAACTATAAGATCAGCCCCGATGGGCGCTTGGTGCTGGCCACCAAGTTCAAGGGGCATTTCAATATCGGCAACGATTTTGAATTTTATCAAGGCGCAAGTATCGGGGCCAACAACGGTCTTCGTGGGTTTAGGTTTCAGCGGTTTACAG
- a CDS encoding acyltransferase family protein, with the protein MEKKIRRYDLDWLRVIVFGLLIFYHVGMFFVPWGWHIKNNVIYEWLRWPMLFLNQWRLPILFVISGMGTYYALSHRNLRQFSWERAKRLGIPLFVGMLLIVPPQVYIERLAHGQFQGSYLDYLTTVAFNGVYPEGNISWHHLWFLPYLLLFSLVLGPLFIYLRRNTTRLGAWVKKMLQKPFGAYVFVLPLFLVEAFVEPFFPVTHALIGDWFTISFNILFFFYGFLLVSAGKIFWETLPKIKNRALAIGMVAFSALLIIWLFFEDSIVVHFTEAFIKVVNIWSWILVLFAYSAKYLNRPSKRLSYANRSVYPFYILHQTVTIVIAYFLMDLEWGLFPKAILLIVGTFGISWLIYDFIILRIRLLHPLFGLKGEKTSKRTIHRFKNIFNSLLP; encoded by the coding sequence ATGGAGAAAAAAATACGTCGGTACGATTTGGATTGGTTGCGGGTCATCGTCTTTGGCCTACTTATTTTCTATCACGTAGGCATGTTTTTTGTGCCCTGGGGATGGCATATCAAGAACAATGTCATTTACGAATGGCTCCGTTGGCCAATGCTCTTTCTGAACCAATGGCGCTTGCCCATTCTTTTTGTGATTTCTGGTATGGGCACCTACTATGCATTATCGCACCGAAACTTACGACAGTTTAGTTGGGAGCGTGCAAAACGTTTGGGCATTCCCTTGTTTGTGGGCATGCTCTTGATTGTGCCTCCCCAAGTCTATATTGAGCGTTTGGCACATGGGCAGTTTCAAGGCTCATATCTGGATTATTTGACCACCGTTGCTTTTAATGGTGTGTACCCTGAAGGAAACATAAGTTGGCACCACCTTTGGTTTTTGCCCTATTTGTTGCTTTTCTCTTTGGTTTTGGGGCCTCTCTTCATATATCTAAGGAGAAATACTACCCGCTTGGGGGCATGGGTGAAAAAGATGCTGCAAAAACCGTTTGGTGCTTACGTTTTTGTACTGCCCCTGTTTCTTGTCGAGGCCTTTGTAGAGCCCTTTTTTCCCGTGACCCATGCCTTGATCGGTGATTGGTTCACCATCAGTTTCAACATTTTATTCTTTTTCTATGGCTTTCTGTTGGTCTCCGCCGGAAAAATATTTTGGGAAACGCTTCCCAAGATAAAAAACAGGGCGTTGGCCATTGGCATGGTGGCCTTCTCGGCACTTCTTATCATTTGGCTATTTTTTGAAGACAGTATCGTCGTTCATTTTACCGAAGCCTTTATAAAAGTTGTCAATATCTGGTCATGGATTTTGGTGCTCTTTGCTTATTCGGCGAAATATTTGAACAGGCCCAGCAAAAGGCTGTCATACGCTAATCGTTCCGTATATCCGTTTTACATTTTGCACCAGACCGTGACCATCGTGATTGCTTATTTTTTGATGGATTTGGAATGGGGACTGTTTCCTAAAGCAATTTTATTGATTGTTGGAACGTTCGGAATCAGTTGGCTGATCTACGATTTCATCATTCTCAGGATTCGATTATTGCACCCTCTCTTCGGGCTAAAAGGGGAAAAAACCAGCAAAAGGACCATTCATCGATTTA
- a CDS encoding aminotransferase class V-fold PLP-dependent enzyme: MHKRDFLKRLGQAAAISPFLSWDAMAQSSVEDIPYPIDDDEGFWQRIRKDYALKPEYINLENGYYNFVPIPTLNKFIEHVKKVNYEGSYYMRTVQWDNKNRIGGRLAKLVGCAADELIITRNTTESLDMVIGGYPWKEGDEAIFALQDYGAMRDHFFLMRDRYGIICKKVSVPNHPVSDEEIVSLYKAQITPKSKLLMACHMINITGQILPIRKICDMAHEQGVEVMVDGAHTVGHIHVDISSLNCDYYGSSLHKWLSTPLGAGILYVAKDKIPNIWPLLAEHNKEPHDILRLNHTGTHPVHTDLAIDNAIDYLEMIGLGRKEKRMRYLQRYWSDQLRDVENVVVNTPEDEHRSCGIANVGIVNMKPSDMAKALFDEFGIYTVAIDYANVHGCRITPNVYTTTEELDRFVDTVKTLAKRA, from the coding sequence ATGCACAAAAGGGATTTTTTGAAACGTTTGGGCCAAGCGGCGGCCATATCGCCCTTTTTGTCGTGGGACGCCATGGCACAATCATCTGTGGAAGATATCCCGTACCCTATAGACGATGACGAAGGTTTCTGGCAACGGATCAGAAAAGATTATGCCCTGAAACCCGAATACATCAATCTAGAGAATGGGTATTACAATTTTGTTCCGATTCCTACGCTGAACAAATTCATAGAACATGTCAAGAAGGTGAACTATGAAGGCTCGTACTATATGCGTACGGTACAGTGGGACAATAAGAACAGGATAGGTGGACGGTTGGCAAAATTGGTCGGGTGCGCAGCTGATGAATTGATCATAACCAGAAACACTACGGAATCGCTTGATATGGTCATTGGCGGTTATCCCTGGAAAGAGGGTGACGAGGCCATTTTCGCCCTGCAGGATTATGGAGCCATGCGTGACCACTTTTTTCTGATGCGAGACCGCTATGGAATTATCTGCAAAAAGGTTTCGGTGCCGAACCATCCCGTTTCCGATGAGGAAATCGTTTCACTTTATAAGGCCCAAATTACACCAAAATCCAAGCTGTTGATGGCCTGCCATATGATCAACATTACGGGGCAAATCCTCCCAATTCGAAAGATTTGTGATATGGCCCATGAACAGGGCGTAGAGGTAATGGTCGATGGCGCGCATACCGTAGGACATATACATGTAGACATCTCCTCCTTGAACTGCGATTACTATGGATCCAGCTTGCACAAGTGGTTGAGTACCCCGTTGGGGGCCGGAATTTTGTACGTGGCCAAAGATAAAATACCGAATATTTGGCCGCTGTTGGCAGAGCACAACAAAGAGCCCCACGATATTTTGAGGCTGAACCATACGGGCACCCACCCCGTGCATACCGATCTGGCCATCGACAACGCCATTGATTATCTTGAAATGATCGGACTTGGACGTAAAGAAAAGAGAATGCGCTATCTACAACGTTATTGGAGCGACCAATTGCGTGATGTCGAAAATGTTGTGGTAAACACGCCTGAAGATGAGCACCGCAGTTGCGGTATTGCAAATGTGGGCATTGTAAACATGAAACCGTCAGATATGGCGAAGGCCTTGTTCGACGAGTTTGGCATTTATACTGTGGCTATCGACTATGCCAATGTTCACGGGTGCCGCATAACCCCCAATGTGTACACAACCACCGAAGAGCTCGACAGGTTTGTCGATACCGTTAAGACCTTGGCAAAAAGGGCGTGA
- a CDS encoding metallophosphoesterase produces the protein MSSNSRLNRAYEKAKVIAFDDESKFIFFSDCHRGDNSFADDFANNRNIYFHALNHYYREGFHYCELGDGDELWENLHFESIFEAHKNVFQLLRQFHLENRLHMVWGNHDMVYQDPKYVEKHLYHYFEPIEGKDKELFENIQYHEALLLQHTETGQEIFCAHGHQADWWNYVCWRIGRFLVRVLWKPLQVWGIADPTSPAKNYKELIRIEKRIKRWILNHNLKLTIVGHTHRPRFPEPGEIPFFNDGSCVHPRSITGIEIENGKISLIKWHIATKPDGTLQIIRVMLEGPENLSDYQKAKR, from the coding sequence ATGTCTTCCAACTCACGACTTAACCGTGCCTATGAAAAGGCCAAGGTCATCGCTTTTGACGATGAATCAAAATTTATTTTTTTCAGTGATTGCCACAGGGGAGACAACAGTTTTGCAGATGACTTTGCCAACAACCGTAACATCTATTTTCATGCCCTGAACCACTATTACAGGGAAGGGTTTCATTATTGCGAGCTGGGCGATGGCGATGAGCTATGGGAGAACCTTCACTTTGAATCTATTTTTGAAGCCCATAAGAATGTCTTTCAACTTCTTCGGCAATTTCACCTAGAGAACCGCCTGCACATGGTGTGGGGAAACCATGATATGGTGTACCAAGACCCTAAATATGTTGAAAAACACCTTTATCACTACTTTGAACCCATAGAAGGAAAAGACAAAGAACTTTTTGAGAATATCCAATACCATGAGGCCCTGTTGTTGCAACATACCGAAACAGGTCAGGAAATTTTCTGTGCCCATGGCCACCAAGCCGATTGGTGGAACTATGTCTGTTGGCGCATCGGGCGTTTTTTGGTGCGAGTACTTTGGAAACCCCTTCAGGTATGGGGCATTGCCGATCCCACGAGTCCTGCAAAAAACTACAAAGAGCTCATTCGCATTGAAAAGCGTATCAAACGCTGGATACTGAACCATAATCTAAAACTGACCATTGTCGGGCATACGCACAGACCGCGGTTTCCTGAGCCAGGCGAGATTCCCTTTTTCAATGATGGCAGTTGTGTACACCCCCGAAGCATCACCGGCATCGAAATTGAAAACGGAAAAATTTCACTGATCAAATGGCATATTGCCACCAAACCCGATGGCACCCTGCAAATAATCAGGGTTATGCTGGAAGGGCCTGAAAACCTATCAGATTACCAGAAAGCCAAGCGTTGA
- a CDS encoding helix-turn-helix domain-containing protein has protein sequence MNISATFVLKELQSIVQQIPVDHNFFSHVILLGVVQGLFLSGMTLLRFHKNTALNFLGWSLLCQSLVFFDVYLCYTGLMKYALHFNDSTEPLVLLIAPTFYLFVHILIKREPFNLKKHWWHFVLPLFYIITQIPYYNAPLAVKLNAYLGAYHSEIEYVPVPESFDYSYHWIKNHFDQLVLASLFFYSILALRLVWQEFKRRKVVPHMAKVKKYLFSRNSALISLLFFICLFFVFYSYDDDSGDHLLGILFTIIIFVTSAAITLESRVFEKSWAADKYETYTSSHLSISDIEEYIAKEKYHLEQDASLKGLAKELNVSPNLVSKVINANTDSNFNDYLNKKRIEEAKEKFKSGDYRHLTIEAVGSSVGFRSKSAFYTAFKKHTGLSPAGYIKAKTSP, from the coding sequence ATGAATATCAGTGCGACCTTTGTTTTGAAAGAACTGCAATCCATAGTACAACAAATACCCGTTGACCATAATTTCTTCTCGCACGTCATCCTTTTAGGTGTGGTTCAAGGGCTGTTCTTGAGTGGCATGACATTATTGCGATTTCACAAAAATACCGCCCTTAATTTCTTGGGATGGTCACTTTTATGCCAGTCTTTGGTTTTTTTTGACGTCTACCTGTGCTATACCGGGCTCATGAAATATGCACTGCATTTCAACGACTCAACGGAGCCCCTTGTATTGTTGATTGCCCCCACTTTTTATCTGTTCGTGCATATATTGATCAAACGCGAGCCTTTTAACTTAAAAAAACATTGGTGGCATTTTGTACTTCCACTGTTTTACATCATAACTCAGATTCCCTATTACAATGCACCCTTGGCAGTAAAACTGAATGCCTACCTCGGGGCCTATCACTCAGAAATTGAATATGTTCCGGTACCTGAATCGTTCGACTATTCCTATCATTGGATAAAAAACCATTTTGACCAATTGGTGCTCGCAAGCCTCTTTTTCTACTCGATTCTGGCACTGCGATTGGTCTGGCAAGAGTTTAAAAGGAGGAAGGTAGTTCCCCACATGGCCAAGGTAAAAAAGTATCTGTTCAGCAGAAATTCGGCATTAATATCATTGCTGTTCTTTATTTGCTTGTTTTTTGTTTTCTATTCGTATGATGATGATAGCGGCGACCACCTATTGGGCATATTGTTCACAATCATCATTTTTGTCACATCAGCGGCAATTACACTAGAGTCGAGGGTTTTTGAAAAATCATGGGCGGCAGACAAATACGAGACCTATACTTCTAGCCACTTATCCATTTCAGATATTGAAGAATACATCGCCAAGGAAAAGTACCATTTGGAACAAGATGCTTCGTTAAAGGGCCTTGCCAAAGAATTAAATGTTAGCCCCAATCTGGTGTCAAAGGTAATCAATGCAAATACTGACAGTAATTTTAATGACTATTTGAACAAGAAACGAATTGAGGAGGCCAAAGAAAAGTTCAAGAGCGGAGATTATCGACACCTTACCATCGAAGCTGTCGGTTCTTCGGTAGGTTTTCGTTCAAAATCAGCATTTTATACCGCTTTTAAAAAACATACCGGTCTTTCCCCGGCAGGTTATATAAAGGCCAAAACTTCTCCATAA